From Polyodon spathula isolate WHYD16114869_AA chromosome 26, ASM1765450v1, whole genome shotgun sequence, one genomic window encodes:
- the LOC121300992 gene encoding kelch-like ECH-associated protein 1A isoform X2, which yields MTCTRRRKPNTGGDFPAIAVPSMKGHGYLDYTIESHPSKALERMDEFRRHDQLCDLILHVTYKDQREEFRVHKLVLASCSSYFKAMFTGDFKECHASEVTIRDVAPCVMQRLIEFAYTARVTVGEKCVLHVLLAATLYQMEDVAKACCDFLVKNLEPANVIGIANFAEQIGCKELHQRGREYINTHFSKVTKEEEFFNLSHCQLLDLISQDSLKVLCESEVYKACIEWVRWDPEGRAQYFHALLNAVQIYALPPGFLQAQLQECPILSKANSCRDYLSRIFQEMALHKPLPPPRLRGNKLIYLAGGYLQQSLSSMEACDPRTGQWTRLASMDAPRSGLGACVLFGLFFVVGGRNNSQQEHTDSASLACYNPMTNQWTQRASLNVPRNRVGVGVINGGIYAVGGSHGSVHHRSVEKYDPETNQWTFVAPMSVGRIGAGVAVCNGLLYAVGGFDGESRWDSVERYHPDTNTWQPVASMGSIRSGAGGFNQEGFLSSVECYSPESDEWTQLADMPLRRSGMGVAVTMEPCPGNLDEWEEQEEE from the exons ATGACATGCACAAGAAGGAGGAAACCAAACACTGGGGGAGACTTCCCAGCCATCGCCGTCCCGTCTATGAAGGGCCACGGATACCTGGACTACACCATTGAGAGCCACCCCTCCAAGGCCCTGGAGAGAATGGACGAGTTCCGCAGGCATGACCAGCTCTGTGACCTCATCCTTCACGTCACCTACAAGGACCAGCGAGAGGAATTCCGG GTGCACAAGCTGGTCCTGGCGTCCTGCAGCTCCTACTTCAAGGCCATGTTCACAGGTGACTTCAAGGAGTGCCACGCCTCGGAGGTGACGATCCGGGACGTGGCCCCCTGCGTGATGCAGCGTCTCATCGAGTTCGCGTACACGGCGCGCGTCACGGTGGGGGAGAAGTGCGTCCTGCACGTGCTGCTGGCTGCCACGCTCTACCAGATGGAGGACGTGGCCAAGGCCTGCTGCGACTTCCTGGTCAAGAACCTGGAGCCCGCCAACGTCATCGGCATCGCCAACTTCGCAGAGCAGATCGGCTGCAAGGAGCTGCaccagagagggagagagtacATCAACACGCACTTCAgcaag gtGACGAAAGAGGAGGAGTTCTTTAACCTGTCCCACTGCCAGCTGCTGGACCTCATCAGCCAGGACAGCCTGAAGGTTCTGTGCGAGTCCGAGGTGTACAAGGCCTGCATCGAGTGGGTGCGCTGGGACCCTGAGGGGCGGGCTCAGTACTTCCACGCCCTGCTCAATGCCGTGCAGATCTATGCCCTGCCGCCCGGGTTCCTCCAAGCCCAGCTGCAGGAGTGCCCCATCCTGAGCAAGGCCAACTCCTGCAGGGACTACCTGTCCAGGATCTTCCAGGAGATGGCACTGCACAAACCTCTGCCGCCCCCCAGGCTGAGGGGGAACAAGCTCATCTACCTGGCCGGGGGCTACCTGCAGCAGTCGCTGAGCTCCATGGAGGCCTGCGACCCTCGCACGGGGCAGTGGACCAGGCTGGCCAGCATGGACGCCCCCCGCAGCGGCCTGGGCGCCTGCGTGCTCTTCGGGCTGTTCTTCGTGGTGGGTGGGCGGAACAACTCCCAGCAGGAGCACACTGACTCGGCCTCGCTCGCCTGCTACAACCCCATGACCAACCAGTGGACCCAGCGGGCATCGCTCAACGTGCCCAGGAACCGCGTCGGGGTCGGCGTGATCAACGGGGGCATTTACGCGGTGGGGGGGTCCCACGGGTCGGTGCACCACCGCAGCGTTGAAAA ATACGACCCTGAAACGAACCAGTGGACCTTCGTGGCGCCCATGTCGGTGGGGCGGATTGGCGCTGGAGTGGCTGTCTGCAACGGGCTGCTGTACGCGGTGGGGGGCTTCGACGGGGAGAGCCGCTGGGACAGTGTGGAGCGCTACCACCCCGACACCAACACCTGGCAGCCTGTAGCGTCTATGGGATCCATCCGCAGTGGAGCCG GGGGCTTCAACCAGGAGGGCTTCCTGTCCAGCGTGGAGTGCTACAGCCCAGAGAGTGACGAGTGGACGCAGCTGGCCGACATGCCCCTGAGACGCAGCGGGATGGGCGTGGCCGTTACCATGGAGCCCTGCCCTGGCAACCTGGACGAGTGGGAGGAGCAAGAGGAGGAGTAG
- the LOC121300992 gene encoding kelch-like ECH-associated protein 1A isoform X1 has product MTCTRRRKPNTGGDFPAIAVPSMKGHGYLDYTIESHPSKALERMDEFRRHDQLCDLILHVTYKDQREEFRVHKLVLASCSSYFKAMFTGDFKECHASEVTIRDVAPCVMQRLIEFAYTARVTVGEKCVLHVLLAATLYQMEDVAKACCDFLVKNLEPANVIGIANFAEQIGCKELHQRGREYINTHFSKVTKEEEFFNLSHCQLLDLISQDSLKVLCESEVYKACIEWVRWDPEGRAQYFHALLNAVQIYALPPGFLQAQLQECPILSKANSCRDYLSRIFQEMALHKPLPPPRLRGNKLIYLAGGYLQQSLSSMEACDPRTGQWTRLASMDAPRSGLGACVLFGLFFVVGGRNNSQQEHTDSASLACYNPMTNQWTQRASLNVPRNRVGVGVINGGIYAVGGSHGSVHHRSVEKYDPETNQWTFVAPMSVGRIGAGVAVCNGLLYAVGGFDGESRWDSVERYHPDTNTWQPVASMGSIRSGAGVVSFESCVYAVGGYDGTAQLSSVERYSVASDRWEPVSPMKNRRSAHGVTVYQGKIYALGGFNQEGFLSSVECYSPESDEWTQLADMPLRRSGMGVAVTMEPCPGNLDEWEEQEEE; this is encoded by the exons ATGACATGCACAAGAAGGAGGAAACCAAACACTGGGGGAGACTTCCCAGCCATCGCCGTCCCGTCTATGAAGGGCCACGGATACCTGGACTACACCATTGAGAGCCACCCCTCCAAGGCCCTGGAGAGAATGGACGAGTTCCGCAGGCATGACCAGCTCTGTGACCTCATCCTTCACGTCACCTACAAGGACCAGCGAGAGGAATTCCGG GTGCACAAGCTGGTCCTGGCGTCCTGCAGCTCCTACTTCAAGGCCATGTTCACAGGTGACTTCAAGGAGTGCCACGCCTCGGAGGTGACGATCCGGGACGTGGCCCCCTGCGTGATGCAGCGTCTCATCGAGTTCGCGTACACGGCGCGCGTCACGGTGGGGGAGAAGTGCGTCCTGCACGTGCTGCTGGCTGCCACGCTCTACCAGATGGAGGACGTGGCCAAGGCCTGCTGCGACTTCCTGGTCAAGAACCTGGAGCCCGCCAACGTCATCGGCATCGCCAACTTCGCAGAGCAGATCGGCTGCAAGGAGCTGCaccagagagggagagagtacATCAACACGCACTTCAgcaag gtGACGAAAGAGGAGGAGTTCTTTAACCTGTCCCACTGCCAGCTGCTGGACCTCATCAGCCAGGACAGCCTGAAGGTTCTGTGCGAGTCCGAGGTGTACAAGGCCTGCATCGAGTGGGTGCGCTGGGACCCTGAGGGGCGGGCTCAGTACTTCCACGCCCTGCTCAATGCCGTGCAGATCTATGCCCTGCCGCCCGGGTTCCTCCAAGCCCAGCTGCAGGAGTGCCCCATCCTGAGCAAGGCCAACTCCTGCAGGGACTACCTGTCCAGGATCTTCCAGGAGATGGCACTGCACAAACCTCTGCCGCCCCCCAGGCTGAGGGGGAACAAGCTCATCTACCTGGCCGGGGGCTACCTGCAGCAGTCGCTGAGCTCCATGGAGGCCTGCGACCCTCGCACGGGGCAGTGGACCAGGCTGGCCAGCATGGACGCCCCCCGCAGCGGCCTGGGCGCCTGCGTGCTCTTCGGGCTGTTCTTCGTGGTGGGTGGGCGGAACAACTCCCAGCAGGAGCACACTGACTCGGCCTCGCTCGCCTGCTACAACCCCATGACCAACCAGTGGACCCAGCGGGCATCGCTCAACGTGCCCAGGAACCGCGTCGGGGTCGGCGTGATCAACGGGGGCATTTACGCGGTGGGGGGGTCCCACGGGTCGGTGCACCACCGCAGCGTTGAAAA ATACGACCCTGAAACGAACCAGTGGACCTTCGTGGCGCCCATGTCGGTGGGGCGGATTGGCGCTGGAGTGGCTGTCTGCAACGGGCTGCTGTACGCGGTGGGGGGCTTCGACGGGGAGAGCCGCTGGGACAGTGTGGAGCGCTACCACCCCGACACCAACACCTGGCAGCCTGTAGCGTCTATGGGATCCATCCGCAGTGGAGCCG GGGTCGTCAGCTTTGAGAGTTGCGTGTACGCGGTGGGCGGGTACGATGGCACGGCCCAGCTCAGCAGCGTGGAGCGCTACAGTGTGGCCAGTGACCGCTGGGAGCCCGTCTCTCCCATGAAGAACCGTCGCAGTGCTCACGGGGTGACCGTGTACCAGGGCAAGATCTACGCACTGG GGGGCTTCAACCAGGAGGGCTTCCTGTCCAGCGTGGAGTGCTACAGCCCAGAGAGTGACGAGTGGACGCAGCTGGCCGACATGCCCCTGAGACGCAGCGGGATGGGCGTGGCCGTTACCATGGAGCCCTGCCCTGGCAACCTGGACGAGTGGGAGGAGCAAGAGGAGGAGTAG